One segment of Brassica napus cultivar Da-Ae chromosome C3, Da-Ae, whole genome shotgun sequence DNA contains the following:
- the LOC106429645 gene encoding 3-phosphoshikimate 1-carboxyvinyltransferase, chloroplastic-like → MAQASRICQNQNPCVISNLSKSNQRKSPFSVSLKTHQISSWGLKKSNNGSVIRPVRVTASVSTAEKSSEIVLQPIREISGLIKLPGSKSLSNRILLLAALSEGTTVVDNLLNSDDINYMLDALKKLGLNVERDSENNRAVVEGCGGIFPASLDSKSDIELYLGNAGTAMRPLTAAVTAAGGNASYILDGVPRMRERPIGDLVVGLKQLGADVECTLGTNCPPVRVNANGGLPGGKVKLSGSISSQYLTALLMAAPLALGDVEIEIVDKLISVPYVEMTLKLMERFGVSAEHSDSWDRFFVKGGQKYKSPGNAYVEGDASSASYFLAGAAITGETVTVEGCGTTSLQGDVKFAEVFEKMGCKVSWTENSVTVTGPSRDAFGMRHLRAVDVNMNKMPDVAMTLAVVALFADGPTTIRDVASWRVKETERMIAICTELRKLGATVEEGSDYCVITPPAKLKPSEIDTYDDHRMAMAFSLAACADVPVTIKDPGCTRKTFPDYFQVLESITKH, encoded by the exons ATGGCGCAAGCTAGCAGAATCTGCCAGAACCAGAACCCATGTGTTATCTCCAATCTCTCCAAATCAAACCAACGCAAATCGCCCTTCTCTGTTTCTCTGAAGACGCACCAGATTTCTTCGTGGGGGTTGAAGAAGAGTAACAACGGGTCTGTGATTCGTCCGGTTCGGGTAACGGCGTCTGTTTCCACGGCTGAGAAATCTTCGGAGATTGTGCTTCAGCCCATTAGAGAAATCTCGGGTCTGATCAAGCTACCCGGATCCAAATCTCTGTCCAATCGAATCCTTCTTCTAGCAGCTCTATCCGAG GGAACCACTGTAGTTGACAACTTGTTGAACAGTGATGACATCAATTACATGCTTGATGCGTTGAAGAAATTGGGGCTTAATGTGGAACGTGACAGTGAGAATAACCGTGCGGTTGTTGAAGGATGTGGCGGGATATTCCCAGCTTCTTTAGATTCCAAGAGTGATATCGAGTTGTACCTTGGGAATGCTGGAACAGCCATGCGTCCACTTACCGCTGCAGTTACTGCTGCAGGTGGCAACGCAAG TTATATTCTTGATGGGGTGCCTAGAATGAGGGAAAGGCCTATAGGAGATTTGGTTGTTGGTCTTAAGCAGCTTGGTGCTGATGTTGAATGTACTCTTGGAACTAACTGCCCTCCTGTTCGCGTCAATGCTAATGGTGGCCTTCCCGGTGGAAAG GTGAAGCTATCTGGTTCAATCAGTAGTCAATACTTGACTGCTCTGCTCATGGCAGCTCCTTTAGCTCTTGGAGACGTTGAGATTGAGATCGTTGATAAACTGATCTCTGTTCCGTATGTTGAAATGACATTGAAGTTGATGGAACGTTTTGGTGTTAGTGCCGAGCATAGTGACAGTTGGGATCGTTTCTTTGTCAAGGGCGGTCAGAAATACAA GTCGCCTGGTAATGCTTACGTAGAAGGTGATGCTTCTAGTGCTAGTTATTTCTTGGCTGGTGCTGCCATTACTGGTGAAACCGTCACTGTTGAAGGTTGTGGAACAACCAGCCTGCAG GGAGATGTGAAGTTCGCTGAGGTTTTTGAGAAAATGGGATGTAAAGTGTCATGGACAGAGAACAGTGTGACTGTGACTGGACCATCTAGAGATGCTTTTGGAATGAGACACTTGCGCGCTGTTGATGTCAACATGAACAAAATGCCTGATGTAGCCATGACTCTTGCCGTTGTTGCTCTCTTTGCAGATGGTCCAACCACCATTAGAGATG TGGCTAGCTGGAGAGTAAAGGAGACAGAAAGGATGATTGCCATTTGCACAGAGCTTAGGAAG CTTGGAGCTACAGTGGAAGAGGGTTCAGATTATTGTGTGATAACTCCACCAGCAAAGCTGAAACCGTCGGAGATTGACACATATGATGATCATAGAATGGCAATGGCATTCTCCCTTGCAGCTTGTGCTGATGTTCCAGTAACCATCAAAGATCCTGGTTGCACCAGGAAAACTTTCCCTGACTACTTCCAGGTCCTTGAAAGTATCACAAAGCACTAA
- the LOC106429592 gene encoding UDP-glucuronate 4-epimerase 4, translating to MSRLDDIPSSPGKFKIDKSSYFNRLRFQSSPIKFAFISFFLLCLISLLFLRSPPSVNSSQSDPSRRSLRTFTYGGPAWEKRIRASARTRTSSNGMTVLVTGAAGFVGTHVSSALKRRGDGVIGLDNFNDYYDPSLKRARQALLERSGVFIVEGDINDVELLRKLFKIVTFTHVMHLAAQAGVRYAMENPSSYVHSNIAGLVNLLEVCKAANPQPAIVWASSSSVYGLNTKVPFSEKDRTDQPASLYAATKKAGEEIAHTYNHIYGLSLTGLRFFTVYGPWGRPDMAYFFFTKDILKGKSISIFESANHGTVARDFTYIDDIVKGCLGALDTAEKSTGTGGKKRGPAQLRVFNLGNTSPVPVSDLVSILERQLKVKAKRNVIKMPRNGDVPFTHANISLAQRELGYKPTTDLQTGLKKFVRWYLSYYSGGKKAAAR from the coding sequence ATGTCTCGTCTTGACGACATACCATCAAGCCCAGGCAAGTTCAAGATTGACAAATCTTCATACTTCAACCGTCTCAGGTTTCAATCATCTCCCATCAAGTTcgcattcatctccttcttcctcctctgtCTCATCTCCCTACTCTTCCTCCGATCTCCACCGTCCGTTAACTCCTCCCAATCCGACCCATCTCGCCGCTCCCTCCGAACCTTCACCTATGGAGGACCCGCTTGGGAGAAACGCATCCGAGCCTCTGCTCGAACCCGAACCTCAAGCAACGGAATGACCGTCTTAGTCACCGGAGCAGCCGGTTTCGTCGGTACACACGTCTCCTCCGCTTTAAAACGCCGCGGAGACGGCGTCATCGGCCTAGACAACTTCAACGACTACTACGACCCTTCTCTGAAACGTGCGAGACAAGCTTTACTAGAGAGAAGCGGCGTCTTCATCGTGGAGGGAGACATAAACGACGTTGAACTCCTCCGTAAGCTCTTCAAGATCGTCACCTTCACTCACGTCATGCATCTAGCCGCTCAAGCAGGAGTTAGGTACGCAATGGAGAACCCTAGCTCGTATGTTCACAGCAACATCGCTGGACTAGTCAACCTCCTTGAGGTCTGCAAAGCGGCTAACCCGCAACCAGCCATCGTCTGGGCTTCCTCTAGCTCCGTCTATGGACTCAACACGAAGGTACCCTTCTCCGAGAAAGACAGAACAGACCAACCGGCTAGCTTATACGCCGCCACGAAGAAAGCTGGTGAAGAGATAGCTCATACTTACAACCACATCTACGGGCTATCCCTTACAGGACTAAGGTTCTTCACCGTGTACGGACCATGGGGAAGACCAGACATGGCGTACTTCTTCTTCACTAAAGACATTCTCAAAGGGAAGTCCATATCGATCTTCGAGTCGGCTAACCACGGCACGGTGGCGAGAGACTTCACTTACATAGACGACATCGTGAAAGGATGTTTAGGAGCGCTTGATACGGCGGAGAAGAGTACAGGAACCGGAGGGAAGAAGAGAGGTCCGGCGCAGCTGAGAGTGTTTAACCTCGGGAACACGTCGCCGGTGCCGGTTTCCGATCTGGTGAGTATACTGGAGAGGCAGCTGAAAGTTAAGGCAAAGAGGAACGTGATCAAGATGCCGCGAAACGGCGACGTTCCGTTCACTCATGCTAATATCAGCTTAGCTCAGCGTGAGCTTGGGTATAAACCGACCACGGATTTGCAGACGGGATTGAAGAAGTTCGTGAGGTGGTACCTTAGTTATTACTCCGGTGGTAAGAAAGCCGCCGCGAGATGA
- the BNAC03G25280D gene encoding uncharacterized protein BNAC03G25280D translates to MVSRRDYRSLRSCTGWRRFLLLVPVLVVLPHLSSLVDYSSSTRAKNEAPNTRNKKLDHLVLVPDSGVGFPDRLHCRGTKALTKTHTTTSHVSGAAGNGVSFVTVFTVYNNTSVSDLKSSNMVSVVGNVTYSKPERSMAVLNAFAYFIQVSMPKSSVVILTDPASQLSIQASNVMVEPIPGDYSRANLMLQRIRSYITFLEMKLEENDGVINHYIFTDSDIAVVDNIETIFDKHPNFHIALTFRNNKDQPLNSGFIAVRGTREGIIRAKIFLEQVLKAYKTKYMKASRMLGDQLALVWVVKSHPSFDAKRFTKPQAFTQEIAGASVLFLPCALYNWTPPEGAGQFHGLPLDVKIVHFKGSRKRLMLEAWNFYKSTSNIPDMLCLVLGSGRTKYDF, encoded by the exons GCTTGTCCCCGTACTCGTTGTTCTTCCTCACCTCTCGTCACTTGTTGATTATTCTTCTTCGACTAGAGCTAAGAACGAAGCGCCAAACACTCGTAACAAGAAACTAGATCACCTTGTGCTCGTTCCTGATTCTGGAGTCGGCTTTCCCGATAGATTGCATTGCCGAG GCACGAAGGCTCTGACCAAGACACACACTACAACTTCTCATGTGTCTGGTGCTGCTGGAAATGGTGTTTCTTTTGTCACAGTGTTTACTGTTTATAATAACACATCCGTCAGTGATCTGAAGTCCTCCAATATGGTTTCTGTTGTTGGGAATGTTACCTACAGCAAGCCAGAGAGGTCAATGGCTGTTCTAAACGCATTCGCCTACTTCATTCAG GTGAGTATGCCCAAGAGCAGCGTTGTCATATTGACTGATCCAGCTTCTCAACTTTCTATCCAAGCAAGCAACGTGATGGTAGAGCCTATTCCTGGTGATTATTCACGTGCTAACCTGATGCTTCAAAGAATCAGGTCTTACATT ACCTTTCTTGAGATGAAGCTCGAGGAGAATGATGGTGTGATAAACCACTATATCTTCACTGATTCTGATATAGCTGTGGTTGATAACATCGAGACTATATTTGACAAGCATCCAAACTTCCACATAGCTCTCACATTCAGAAACAATAAAGATCAACCTCTGAACTCAGGTTTTATAGCAGTGAGAGGAACCCGTGAAGGGATCATAAG GGCTAAAATTTTTCTTGAACAAGTCTTAAAAGCTTACAAAACCAAATACATGAAGGCATCGCGTATGCTTGGTGATCAATTGGCTCTGGTATGGGTTGTCAAATCCCATCCTTCATTTGACGCAAAGAGATTCACAAAGCCACAAGCGTTCACACAAGAAATAGCTGGAGCTTCAGTGCTGTTTTTACCATGTGCCCTATACAACTGGACGCCTCCTGAAGGTGCTGGTCAGTTTCATGGCTTGCCATTAGATGTCAAG aTTGTTCACTTCAAAGGATCAAGAAAACGACTAATGCTAGAGGCATGGAACTTTTACAAATCTACTTCGAACATTCCAGATATGTTGTGTCTTGTTTTAGGTAGTGGAAGAACTAAATACGATTTCTAA